One window of Ziziphus jujuba cultivar Dongzao chromosome 5, ASM3175591v1 genomic DNA carries:
- the LOC107421292 gene encoding probable pectinesterase/pectinesterase inhibitor 7 has translation MASKLFSFIGFSFLILLSLLSSPSHAEISPTTPLPPETICKSTPYPSSCISVLPKGNANVYDSGRFSIRQSLSQSNKFLKLVEKQLARSSTLSQPTIRALEDCKFLASQNVDFLSGCIGTVNKTSTVLPSLEADNVQTLLSSILTNLQTCLEGLQTTSSTGIVDNTVLDSLSSDSKLHSVSLAFFTNGWVPKQRDATTLQPKSHPTFRSGRLPLKMSDKTRRIYESALNRRKLLQGADEGVVIKDIVVVSKDGSGNFTNINDAIAVAPNNSAASDGYFLIYVTTGVYEEYVSIASNKKYLFILGDGIGQTIITGNRSVGDGWTTFNSATLAVVAQGFLAVGITIRNTAGPSKGQAVALRSGADLSTFYSCSFEGYQDTLYTHSQRQFFRECDIYGTVDFIFGNAAVVLQNCNIYPRLPLQGQSDPITAQGRTDLNQNTGTSIHNCTIKAAENLGSTKTYLGRPWKEYSRTVYMQTFMDSLINPAGWSAWSGDFALSTLYYAEYKNTGPGSNTSMRVTWPGYHVINATNAVNFTVASFLLGHNWLPQTGVPYTGGLI, from the exons ATGGCTTCTAAGCTTTTCTCTTTCATTGGGTTTTCATTTCTCATTCTTCTCAGTCTCCTCTCTTCTCCATCTCATGCAGAAATCTCTCCCACAACTCCTCTCCCCCCAGAGACCATTTGCAAGTCCACCCCTTATCCTTCTTCATGTATATCTGTGCTCCCTAAAGGCAATGCCAATGTCTATGATTCAGGTCGGTTTTCGATCCGACAGTCTCTATCCCAATCcaataaattcttaaaattaGTGGAAAAACAACTTGCACGCAGCTCCACCCTTTCACAACCCACAATTCGCGCTCTTGAGGATTGCAAGTTTCTCGCTTCGCAAAACGTTGATTTCTTATCGGGCTGCATTGGAACTGTTAACAAGACCAGCACAGTTCTTCCTAGCTTGGAAGCCGACAACGTCCAAACATTGCTCAGTTCCATTCTAACAAACCTTCAAACTTGCCTGGAGGGCCTGCAAACAACATCCTCCACTGGAATTGTCGATAACACAGTCCTTGACTCCCTTTCTAGTGACTCCAAACTACACAGTGTCTCTCTCGCTTTCTTCACCAACGGTTGGGTGCCGAAGCAAAGAGATGCTACAACTTTGCAGCCCAAAAGTCATCCAACATTCAGGAGCGGACGCTTGCCATTGAAAATGTCAGACAAAACCCGGAGGATCTACGAGTCCGCTTTGAATAGAAGAAAACTTCTCCAGGGGGCAGATGAAGGAGTCGTGATCAAGGACATCGTGGTTGTAAGTAAGGATGGAAGCGGAAATTTCACCAATATCAATGACGCCATTGCTGTAGCTCCAAACAACTCTGCTGCCTCTGATGGGTACTTCTTGATATATGTCACTACGGGAGTTTACGAAGAGTATGTGTCCATTGCAAGTAACAAAAAGTACTTGTTCATACTTGGAGACGGTATCGGTCAGACCATCATCACTGGAAATCGAAGTGTAGGAGATGGGTGGACTACTTTCAATTCCGCAACTCTTG CTGTGGTGGCTCAAGGATTTCTTGCCGTGGGCATAACTATCCGCAACACAGCCGGCCCAAGCAAGGGACAAGCAGTAGCACTTCGCAGTGGAGCTGATTTGTCAACATTTTATAGTTGCAGCTTTGAAGGGTACCAAGACACTTTATACACACATTCACAGAGACAATTCTTTAGAGAATGTGATATCTATGGCACTGTGGATTTCATATTTGGAAATGCTGCTGTTGTCTTACAAAACTGCAACATATATCCTAGATTGCCACTGCAAGGGCAATCCGATCCCATCACTGCTCAAGGTCGAACCGACCTGAATCAGAACACAGGTACTTCCATCCATAACTGCACTATTAAAGCTGCTGAGAACTTGGGTAGTACCAAGACATATCTAGGGAGGCCATGGAAGGAGTACTCCAGGACTGTTTACATGCAAACTTTCATGGACAGTCTAATAAATCCCGCTGGTTGGAGTGCATGGAGTGGAGATTTCGCCCTTAGCACTTTATATTATGCAGAGTACAAAAATACTGGTCCTGGATCCAACACTTCCATGAGAGTTACATGGCCTGGTTACCATGTGATCAATGCTACTAATGCTGTTAATTTTACTGTCGCCAGTTTCTTGCTGGGACATAACTGGTTGCCTCAAACTGGAGTGCCATATACTGGTGGCTTAATTTGA